One part of the Halopenitus persicus genome encodes these proteins:
- a CDS encoding S26 family signal peptidase: protein MGSGNDRSQGPSDDDRRSEDDRVDDSRERRPPKDRDGNGNGDEHDAEYDDEYGFEDGFEESDEDDGSNRKFGPDADRGSGDSEDGFTWQKRNRTDDREVPRTPDGRRDDDGRRARPTDERPAPETTDERPAPDDQRSSTDSTHPPFGGSGEGSGEGPPPEPGTTAAADRGRRRDRGRSSGDQGIVRRFLTAQEGPAVWIRDVVTSVVIVLAIGALLFAVSGVWPPMVAVESGSMDPNMEKGDLIVVTEPGRLAPDAATNDVGVVTQEVAEREGYRSFGAPGSVIVYTFPGRVGSPIIHRSMFHVEAGENWVDRADPRYLNGETCADVRNCPAPHSGFITKGDNNARYDQASGIAPPVKPEWVTGVARVRLPYLGWIRLVATGQATTDEFIEAVTSGTLGAGGTPGAGGTPGVPEPMGGPSAMAIAGAAAVGVTAVRRTRG from the coding sequence ATGGGATCCGGGAACGATCGGTCGCAGGGACCGTCGGACGACGATCGACGGTCCGAGGACGACCGAGTCGACGATTCCCGTGAACGCCGCCCTCCAAAAGATAGAGACGGGAACGGGAACGGTGACGAGCACGACGCCGAGTACGATGACGAATACGGGTTCGAAGACGGATTCGAGGAATCCGACGAAGACGACGGTAGCAACCGAAAGTTCGGCCCGGATGCCGATCGAGGATCGGGGGATTCCGAGGACGGGTTCACGTGGCAGAAACGGAACCGAACGGACGATCGGGAGGTGCCACGGACACCCGACGGAAGACGTGATGATGACGGCCGTCGGGCGCGACCGACGGACGAACGACCGGCACCGGAGACGACGGACGAACGACCGGCACCGGACGATCAGCGATCGTCGACTGATTCCACGCACCCGCCCTTCGGCGGTTCCGGCGAGGGTTCCGGCGAGGGCCCCCCGCCGGAGCCGGGAACGACCGCGGCCGCCGATCGGGGCCGACGACGTGATCGTGGACGATCGTCGGGAGATCAGGGGATCGTTCGGCGGTTTCTGACGGCACAGGAGGGACCGGCGGTGTGGATCCGGGACGTCGTCACGAGCGTCGTGATCGTCCTCGCGATCGGGGCGCTGCTGTTCGCGGTGAGCGGGGTCTGGCCGCCGATGGTCGCGGTCGAGTCGGGGAGTATGGACCCGAATATGGAGAAAGGCGACCTGATCGTCGTGACCGAGCCGGGTCGGTTGGCGCCGGACGCGGCCACGAACGACGTCGGGGTCGTGACCCAGGAGGTCGCCGAACGGGAGGGTTATCGGTCCTTCGGCGCTCCCGGCTCGGTGATCGTGTACACCTTCCCCGGTCGGGTCGGGTCGCCGATCATCCACCGATCGATGTTTCACGTCGAGGCGGGCGAGAACTGGGTCGATCGGGCCGACCCGCGGTATCTGAACGGCGAGACCTGTGCGGACGTCCGGAACTGTCCGGCACCCCACTCCGGATTCATCACGAAGGGGGACAACAACGCTCGATACGACCAGGCGAGCGGCATCGCGCCGCCGGTGAAACCGGAGTGGGTGACCGGCGTCGCGCGCGTTCGACTCCCGTATCTCGGGTGGATCCGGCTGGTTGCCACCGGGCAGGCCACGACAGACGAGTTCATCGAAGCGGTGACCTCGGGAACGCTGGGTGCGGGCGGAACGCCGGGTGCGGGCGGAACGCCGGGTGTGCCGGAGCCGATGGGTGGTCCGAGCGCGATGGCGATCGCGGGAGCTGCCGCCGTCGGCGTCACGGCAGTTCGGCGAACGCGTGGATGA
- a CDS encoding Cdc6/Cdc18 family protein, translating to MGTEHTTSEHESETTDAETSRRNDPSPDGTDPASAADPGSEDVTTAEDVTTADVVAEADARRPNDAGPTGSMEGSRPGTTNPDRTPDQPADSATGMSPPETVPSDSARSGTDPETDSETDPKTDLDADADPGTDLDANASANVDVAVDPSPSRDRSSTDVDLDGVVFQDDADDEDESQGLFDDLLSGEPIFENKEVLRPSYTPHELPHRTDQINRMATILVSALRGDTPSNILIYGKTGTGKTASAKFVSNELESTSKKYDVPCEVEYINCEVTDTQYRVLAQLANKFIQQNQAVIADRIDELETLRSRVEDASSEVVDASHEIENTSREVDDASREVEDASSEVVDASHEIENTSREVDDASREVDDASREADDAPLRNTPFDDLDAIDDRIEQLRDDAETMEEVPMTGWPTDRVYSTFFDAVDYHERVAVIMLDEIDKLVEKSGDDTLYNLSRMNSELDNSRISIMGISNDLKFTDFLDPRVKSSLGEEEIVFPPYDANQLRDILQHRADVAFKPDALTEDVIPLCAAFAAQEHGDARRALDLLRTAGELAERSQAEIIGEEHVRQAQDKIELDRVVEVVRTLPTQSKIVLFSIILLEQNGVHNINTGEVFNIYKRLCEEIDADVLTQRRVTDLISELDMLGIVNAVVVSKGRYGRTKEMSLSVPIDETEAVLLSDSRLGDIENAQPFVQARFDN from the coding sequence ATGGGAACCGAACACACGACATCCGAACACGAATCCGAGACGACCGACGCTGAGACTTCGAGACGAAACGATCCGTCCCCGGACGGGACGGATCCGGCCAGCGCCGCCGATCCGGGTTCCGAAGACGTCACGACCGCCGAGGACGTCACGACCGCCGATGTCGTCGCAGAAGCCGACGCTCGACGACCGAATGACGCCGGGCCGACCGGCAGTATGGAGGGATCTCGACCCGGGACGACGAACCCCGATCGAACCCCCGATCAGCCCGCTGATTCGGCGACGGGGATGTCTCCACCCGAAACGGTGCCGTCCGATTCGGCTCGCTCCGGAACCGATCCCGAAACCGATTCCGAAACCGATCCCAAGACGGATCTCGATGCCGACGCCGACCCCGGGACGGATCTCGATGCCAACGCCTCCGCGAACGTGGACGTTGCGGTCGATCCCTCGCCCAGCCGGGATCGGTCGTCGACCGACGTCGACCTGGACGGCGTCGTCTTCCAGGACGACGCGGACGACGAGGACGAGAGTCAAGGTCTGTTCGACGACCTCCTGTCCGGCGAACCCATCTTCGAGAACAAGGAGGTCCTCCGCCCTTCCTACACCCCCCACGAACTCCCCCATCGAACCGACCAAATAAATCGAATGGCGACGATCCTCGTCTCGGCGCTCCGCGGCGACACGCCGTCGAACATCCTGATATACGGAAAGACCGGCACCGGAAAGACGGCCTCCGCGAAGTTCGTCTCCAACGAGCTCGAATCGACCTCCAAGAAGTACGACGTCCCCTGCGAGGTCGAGTACATCAACTGTGAGGTCACCGACACCCAGTACCGCGTGCTCGCGCAGCTCGCGAACAAGTTCATCCAGCAGAACCAGGCGGTGATCGCCGACCGGATCGACGAACTCGAGACGCTTCGATCCCGGGTCGAGGACGCATCCAGCGAGGTTGTGGATGCGTCCCACGAGATCGAGAATACATCCCGCGAGGTCGACGACGCATCCCGCGAGGTCGAGGACGCATCCAGCGAGGTTGTGGATGCGTCCCACGAGATCGAGAATACATCCCGCGAGGTCGACGACGCATCCCGCGAGGTCGATGACGCATCCCGCGAGGCCGACGACGCACCCCTCAGGAACACGCCCTTCGACGATCTCGATGCGATCGACGATCGGATCGAGCAGCTTCGGGACGACGCCGAGACGATGGAGGAGGTTCCGATGACGGGGTGGCCGACCGACCGCGTCTACTCCACGTTCTTCGACGCGGTTGACTACCACGAGCGCGTGGCCGTGATCATGCTCGACGAGATCGACAAACTCGTCGAGAAGTCGGGCGACGACACGCTGTATAACCTCTCGCGGATGAACTCCGAGCTCGATAACTCGCGGATCTCCATCATGGGCATCTCGAACGACCTGAAGTTCACCGACTTCCTCGATCCCCGCGTTAAGTCGAGCCTCGGCGAGGAGGAGATCGTCTTTCCGCCGTACGACGCCAACCAGCTCCGGGACATCCTCCAACACCGCGCCGACGTCGCCTTTAAACCCGACGCGCTCACCGAGGACGTGATCCCCCTCTGTGCGGCCTTCGCGGCCCAGGAACACGGGGACGCCCGCCGCGCGCTGGATCTGTTGCGGACCGCGGGCGAGCTCGCCGAGCGGTCCCAGGCGGAGATCATCGGCGAGGAACACGTCCGGCAGGCACAGGACAAGATCGAACTCGACCGCGTCGTCGAGGTCGTCCGTACGCTTCCCACCCAGAGCAAGATCGTCCTCTTTTCGATCATCCTCCTCGAACAGAACGGCGTCCACAACATCAACACCGGCGAGGTGTTCAACATCTACAAGCGCCTCTGTGAGGAGATCGACGCCGACGTGCTCACCCAGCGTCGGGTCACCGACCTCATCTCCGAGCTCGATATGCTCGGGATCGTCAACGCGGTCGTCGTCTCGAAGGGCCGATACGGCCGGACCAAGGAGATGAGCCTCTCCGTGCCCATCGACGAGACCGAGGCCGTCCTCCTGTCGGACTCCCGGCTCGGCGACATCGAGAACGCTCAGCCGTTCGTTCAGGCGCGGTTCGACAACTAA
- a CDS encoding Era-like GTP-binding protein, whose protein sequence is MGLLTNLKDSISKVSDRLFADEEPKRIGIYGPPNAGKTTLANRIARDWTGDAVGPESHVPHETRRARRKEGVEIERNGRTVTIDIVDTPGVTTKVDYKEFLDHDMEKDDAVRRSREATEGVAEAMHWLREDVDGVIYVLDSSTDPFTQVNTMLIGIIESQDLPVLILANKTDLPESNIQRVANAFPQHETIPLSALEGDNMDEVYDKIAEYFG, encoded by the coding sequence ATGGGACTGCTCACGAATCTCAAAGACAGCATCTCGAAGGTCTCTGACCGGCTGTTCGCGGACGAGGAGCCGAAGCGGATCGGCATCTACGGTCCGCCGAACGCCGGCAAGACGACGCTCGCGAACCGTATTGCCCGTGATTGGACCGGCGACGCCGTCGGTCCCGAAAGCCACGTTCCACACGAAACGCGCCGGGCCCGCCGCAAGGAGGGCGTCGAGATCGAGCGCAACGGGCGGACGGTCACGATCGACATCGTCGACACGCCGGGCGTCACGACCAAGGTCGACTACAAGGAGTTCCTCGACCACGATATGGAGAAGGACGACGCCGTCCGCCGGTCGCGTGAGGCGACCGAGGGCGTCGCGGAGGCGATGCACTGGCTCCGCGAGGACGTCGACGGCGTCATCTACGTGCTCGACTCCTCGACCGACCCGTTCACCCAGGTGAACACGATGCTCATCGGCATCATCGAGTCCCAGGACCTCCCCGTTCTCATCCTCGCGAACAAGACCGACCTCCCGGAATCGAACATCCAGCGCGTCGCCAACGCCTTCCCGCAACACGAGACCATCCCCCTTTCGGCGCTCGAGGGCGACAACATGGATGAGGTCTACGACAAGATCGCGGAGTACTTCGGATAA
- a CDS encoding DUF2073 domain-containing protein, with product MEGLTSMEKIRLILDGVRDGNIVILEEGLSPDEESKLIEVTMTEISPDDFTGIEIETYPKSDAGDQTLLDRLMGRESAQKLTVIGPANQLKTLHKDETLISALVSRK from the coding sequence ATGGAGGGGCTGACGAGCATGGAAAAGATCCGGCTCATCCTCGACGGCGTTCGCGACGGGAACATCGTCATCCTCGAGGAGGGGCTGTCCCCCGACGAGGAGTCGAAGCTCATCGAGGTGACGATGACCGAGATCAGTCCCGACGACTTCACCGGCATCGAGATCGAGACGTACCCGAAATCGGACGCGGGCGATCAGACCCTCCTCGACCGGCTGATGGGCCGGGAGTCCGCACAGAAGCTGACCGTCATCGGTCCGGCCAACCAACTCAAGACCCTTCACAAGGACGAGACGCTCATCAGCGCGCTCGTCTCCCGCAAGTAG
- a CDS encoding OapC/ArvC family zinc-ribbon domain-containing protein, translated as MPHQCTVCGHVFPDGSKEMLSGCPDCGGNKFQFKPGSIDEPSADATNRPEGGSATADAATDDVTIEADRETTPDSDRGTTPDSDRETTPDSDRDAEVTVATDAPAADPNEAPSADADTPTDADIPTDAVPPSSTTEDDAQASARSEVVSSDELSVTSNPDAGTSSSGEDASGPHGRNDAATADPDAADTIDASDAAEPRTDADDDRPGLDALRQELNDQFESIRIVSPGQYELNLMELYDRQEYIISLQEDGRYVIEMPGDWGPDEE; from the coding sequence ATGCCCCACCAGTGTACGGTGTGCGGTCACGTCTTTCCCGACGGGTCCAAGGAGATGCTCTCGGGCTGTCCCGATTGCGGCGGCAACAAGTTCCAATTCAAACCCGGCTCGATCGACGAACCGTCGGCCGACGCGACGAACCGACCCGAGGGAGGGTCGGCGACCGCCGACGCCGCAACCGACGACGTCACGATCGAGGCCGACCGCGAGACCACGCCCGACTCCGACCGCGGGACCACGCCCGACTCCGACCGCGAGACCACGCCCGACTCCGACCGTGACGCCGAGGTCACGGTGGCTACCGACGCGCCCGCCGCCGACCCGAACGAGGCTCCCTCGGCCGACGCCGATACCCCCACCGACGCCGATATCCCCACCGACGCTGTCCCCCCGTCGAGCACGACCGAGGACGACGCGCAGGCGAGCGCACGATCCGAGGTCGTCAGCTCCGATGAGCTCTCGGTCACGAGCAATCCCGACGCCGGCACCTCCTCGTCCGGGGAGGACGCGTCCGGACCGCACGGGAGGAACGATGCCGCAACAGCCGACCCTGACGCTGCCGACACGATCGATGCATCCGATGCCGCCGAGCCGCGAACCGACGCGGACGACGACCGCCCCGGGCTGGACGCGCTTCGCCAGGAGCTCAACGACCAGTTCGAGAGCATCCGGATCGTCAGCCCGGGACAGTACGAACTCAACCTGATGGAGCTGTACGACCGGCAGGAGTACATCATCTCGTTACAGGAGGACGGTCGCTACGTCATCGAGATGCCCGGCGATTGGGGCCCCGACGAGGAGTGA
- a CDS encoding 2'-5' RNA ligase family protein, producing the protein MFSLNVPLPPAVDRLANDRHPDLVAFDRIRERHTLVCKRFESAVLDDGGGFNGGSGFNGGGGVRGGDRDPGRARDRAVTRLRERLRPVLAGTDPLDLSITGIGYFEEPARGPGPVVYLRVDGDDLVRLHRRLCRAFEPVSGIEGEAYVPHVTLARGGPVDRAQALAESEIDRIDWRARSLTIYDPDFREPAGTVSLE; encoded by the coding sequence ATGTTCAGCCTCAACGTTCCGCTCCCGCCCGCCGTCGATCGCCTCGCGAACGACCGCCATCCCGACCTGGTCGCGTTCGACCGGATCCGCGAACGACACACGCTCGTCTGCAAGCGATTCGAGAGCGCTGTCCTCGACGACGGCGGTGGGTTCAACGGCGGGAGTGGGTTCAACGGCGGCGGTGGGGTCCGTGGCGGGGATCGCGATCCCGGACGGGCTCGGGACCGCGCCGTCACGCGGCTTCGGGAGCGACTGCGGCCGGTGCTGGCGGGCACCGATCCGCTGGACCTGTCGATCACGGGGATCGGGTACTTCGAGGAGCCGGCTCGAGGACCGGGTCCCGTGGTGTACCTGCGGGTCGACGGCGACGACCTCGTTCGGTTACATCGCCGGCTGTGTCGGGCCTTCGAGCCGGTGTCCGGGATCGAGGGCGAGGCATACGTTCCCCACGTCACGCTCGCGCGCGGCGGGCCGGTCGATCGGGCGCAGGCGCTCGCGGAGTCGGAGATCGACCGGATCGACTGGCGCGCGCGGTCGCTGACGATCTACGATCCGGACTTCCGGGAGCCGGCGGGAACGGTCTCGCTCGAGTGA
- a CDS encoding DUF7554 family protein → MDRELEDRGSIDVEDLLKVILGLVIVWLVLEVVGQLVNLTFAVLRALPTIIGIVIVVVIVLWLTDNL, encoded by the coding sequence ATGGATCGGGAACTCGAAGACAGGGGATCGATCGACGTCGAGGACCTACTGAAGGTGATCCTCGGGCTGGTGATCGTCTGGCTCGTGCTCGAGGTGGTCGGGCAGCTGGTGAACCTCACGTTCGCGGTATTGCGGGCGCTCCCGACGATCATCGGGATCGTCATCGTCGTCGTGATCGTCCTGTGGCTGACCGACAACCTCTAA
- a CDS encoding helix-turn-helix transcriptional regulator, protein MTRSRTARTRIGVIALAVAVGIVVLGVTFLAAPGIVGPDGAVDVTNGSDVGTGSDSTAVTSSSTASTGGGSVAAQAVDADTVAIRVDINESGTARWRLEYRVRLDTEERESAFENLSADVAANESVYADRFATRMETTVAAAANATGRSMSIDDVAVETDRRELPESYGVLRYTLEWNGFATVDEDRIVAGDAIAGLFLDSGHRLTIAWPDGYEVDTVRPTPDETGTTSATWTGPAEFADDEPRIVLVPAAPYGIGGTALAGILVVLLLAAGLAIVAYRRRDRLVETFADAPETAAGSAASDDPPRGDRTPADDRSTAVDAESASDAGSDAGSDDPSDAGSDDPSDDSSDAGAAAGSTADAESSESPPEELLSNEERVLRLLRQNGGRMKQQDVVEELGWSDARTSQVVSGLREAGNLDSFRLGRENVLRLPEADAVDSGVTDESGSDDSETRDSGTSTDDSTQD, encoded by the coding sequence ATGACTCGCTCGCGGACCGCACGGACTCGGATCGGCGTCATCGCTCTCGCGGTCGCCGTCGGCATCGTCGTGCTCGGCGTCACGTTCCTCGCGGCGCCGGGGATCGTCGGCCCCGACGGCGCCGTCGACGTCACGAACGGGTCCGACGTCGGCACCGGATCCGATTCGACTGCCGTGACGTCCTCGTCGACCGCCAGTACCGGCGGCGGGTCCGTGGCCGCCCAGGCGGTCGACGCCGACACGGTGGCGATCCGGGTCGACATCAACGAGTCCGGCACCGCGAGGTGGCGCCTCGAGTACCGCGTTCGGCTGGACACCGAGGAGCGCGAGAGCGCCTTCGAGAACCTCAGCGCCGACGTCGCGGCGAACGAGTCCGTCTACGCCGACCGGTTTGCGACGCGAATGGAGACGACGGTCGCCGCGGCCGCGAACGCCACCGGTCGGTCGATGTCGATCGACGACGTCGCGGTCGAGACGGACCGCCGGGAGCTCCCCGAATCCTACGGCGTCCTCCGCTACACCCTCGAGTGGAACGGGTTCGCGACCGTCGACGAGGACCGGATCGTCGCTGGCGACGCGATCGCCGGCCTCTTCCTGGATTCGGGCCACCGCCTCACGATCGCGTGGCCCGACGGCTACGAGGTTGACACCGTCCGTCCGACGCCGGACGAAACGGGCACCACGTCGGCCACGTGGACCGGTCCCGCCGAGTTCGCCGACGACGAACCACGGATCGTCCTCGTTCCCGCCGCACCCTACGGGATCGGCGGGACCGCACTGGCCGGGATCCTCGTCGTTCTTCTCCTCGCGGCGGGTCTGGCGATCGTCGCGTATCGCCGCCGGGATCGCCTCGTCGAGACGTTCGCGGACGCTCCCGAGACCGCGGCCGGATCGGCGGCCAGCGACGATCCACCGCGTGGCGACCGGACACCCGCCGACGACCGATCGACCGCCGTCGATGCGGAGTCGGCTTCGGACGCCGGTTCGGACGCCGGTTCGGATGACCCTTCGGACGCCGGTTCGGATGACCCTTCGGACGACTCTTCGGACGCCGGCGCAGCCGCCGGTTCGACCGCGGATGCCGAGTCGAGCGAGTCCCCGCCGGAGGAGCTATTGAGCAACGAGGAGCGCGTCCTCCGGCTGCTCCGACAGAACGGCGGCCGGATGAAACAGCAGGACGTCGTCGAGGAGCTCGGCTGGTCGGACGCCCGAACGAGCCAGGTCGTTTCCGGGCTCCGGGAGGCGGGCAACCTCGACAGCTTCAGGCTCGGCCGCGAGAACGTGCTTCGGTTACCGGAAGCCGATGCCGTCGATTCCGGGGTGACTGACGAGTCCGGATCGGATGACTCCGAGACGAGGGATTCCGGAACGTCGACCGACGACTCGACTCAGGACTGA
- a CDS encoding DUF5786 family protein: MSMGAYDEDEHERREQKTGVVDAGFDDERNEYRGSITYEAGESTEDLLNQFKELNDE; encoded by the coding sequence ATGTCAATGGGTGCCTATGACGAGGACGAGCACGAGCGTCGCGAGCAGAAGACGGGCGTCGTCGACGCCGGGTTCGATGACGAGCGGAACGAATACCGGGGATCGATCACCTACGAGGCCGGCGAGTCCACCGAGGATCTCCTGAATCAGTTCAAGGAACTCAACGACGAGTGA
- a CDS encoding DUF5784 family protein produces the protein MARPLRFRRAPRSWSEGAVRGEIERPLDDNLGATARAPWFAPPPDYEARRFEMDDGSIALFCWTGHDADPPDGVRPGPTGYWIGNTETPSALWKTDKYGFDEVPYPVRRWAERELLAGLIDEEPWLEAYPHIAWFFLPVLCSKDGADSTREFFRDHAAGFPDVDRDAALSFLEDVLRRGTLDPHRSVMAGKLGTSPHVDLVRMQAAIAEYVAADLLVRAGYEVTPEIEVTTGHSLDYRAADPGTGEAFLVEVTRPQPVSGRVAGTPIAAVRDTVETKTDGQLEAHGGGATLFVDCSSFPDDDWRAVLAERPEVDHRPAVVYRVRPGGRIEGYRLGSVPVDVGDVVDLSG, from the coding sequence GTGGCACGACCGCTTCGCTTTCGACGCGCCCCCCGCTCCTGGAGCGAGGGGGCCGTTCGAGGCGAGATCGAACGGCCGCTCGATGACAACCTCGGCGCGACCGCTCGCGCCCCCTGGTTCGCGCCGCCGCCCGACTACGAGGCCCGCCGCTTCGAGATGGACGACGGCTCGATCGCCCTCTTTTGCTGGACCGGCCACGATGCCGACCCGCCGGACGGCGTGCGTCCGGGGCCGACCGGCTACTGGATCGGCAACACCGAGACCCCGAGCGCGCTCTGGAAGACCGACAAGTACGGGTTCGACGAGGTTCCGTATCCGGTTCGCCGGTGGGCCGAACGGGAGCTGCTCGCGGGGCTGATCGACGAGGAGCCGTGGCTGGAGGCGTATCCCCACATCGCGTGGTTCTTCCTGCCCGTCCTCTGCTCGAAGGACGGCGCCGATTCGACCCGGGAATTCTTCCGCGACCACGCCGCCGGCTTTCCCGACGTCGACCGCGATGCGGCGCTGTCGTTTCTCGAGGACGTCCTCCGGCGCGGCACCCTCGACCCGCACCGCTCGGTGATGGCCGGCAAGCTCGGGACCTCACCGCACGTCGATCTCGTCCGAATGCAGGCGGCCATCGCCGAGTACGTCGCCGCCGACCTTCTGGTCCGCGCCGGTTACGAGGTCACTCCCGAGATCGAGGTGACCACCGGCCACTCGCTCGATTACCGCGCCGCGGACCCCGGCACCGGCGAGGCCTTCCTCGTCGAGGTCACCCGTCCCCAGCCCGTCTCGGGCCGGGTCGCGGGCACCCCGATCGCCGCCGTTCGCGACACCGTCGAGACCAAAACCGACGGCCAGCTCGAGGCTCACGGCGGCGGCGCGACGCTGTTCGTCGACTGCTCGTCGTTTCCCGACGACGACTGGCGAGCCGTGCTCGCGGAACGCCCCGAGGTCGACCACCGTCCCGCGGTCGTCTACCGGGTCCGTCCCGGCGGCCGGATCGAGGGCTATCGACTCGGGTCGGTTCCGGTCGACGTCGGCGACGTCGTCGATCTGTCCGGCTGA
- a CDS encoding DUF5789 family protein, which translates to MRLNGIDERLERHQYPATTQDIITAHGNAHVELADGSERLEDVLSRLGEETFERPEDVYDAIRTGVCHRGVGRRFYSDRDPDALGENGPTQISF; encoded by the coding sequence ATGCGATTGAACGGCATCGACGAACGCCTCGAGCGGCACCAGTATCCGGCGACCACACAGGACATCATCACGGCGCACGGGAACGCGCACGTGGAGCTCGCTGACGGGTCCGAGCGCCTCGAGGACGTGCTCTCGCGGCTCGGCGAAGAGACCTTCGAGCGCCCCGAGGACGTCTACGACGCGATCCGTACCGGAGTCTGCCACCGGGGCGTCGGCCGACGCTTCTACTCCGACCGGGACCCCGACGCGCTCGGGGAGAACGGTCCGACGCAGATCTCCTTTTAA
- a CDS encoding PHP domain-containing protein gives MASPTGSGDDGTGDDADRCNRPPERNDPRVVADLHVHTTASDGSLTPATIPAVADEAGLEWVAVTDHDRIHPDLPAPVVERGGIRIVRGIELRVEASTGRYDLLGYAVERTDALVAETDRLQADRMDRGRRIIDRVEDRTGVELDLEPHPGLGRPHIARAIADSPAPYDYDDAFAELIGGGCPCYVPREITPIDRGIDLLREACAVVGLAHPFRYGDPDAALAVARDLDAVERWYPYGFEVDGERIDSFAADAGLLRTGGSDAHDRVLGTTGLTAAAFEPIRRALPDPE, from the coding sequence ATGGCTTCTCCCACCGGTTCGGGCGACGACGGCACGGGCGATGACGCCGACCGATGCAACCGACCCCCCGAGCGAAACGACCCTCGGGTCGTCGCCGATCTCCACGTCCACACGACCGCCTCCGACGGGAGCCTCACGCCCGCGACGATCCCCGCCGTCGCCGACGAGGCGGGCCTCGAGTGGGTCGCCGTTACCGACCACGACCGGATCCATCCCGATCTCCCCGCCCCGGTCGTCGAACGCGGCGGGATCCGGATCGTTCGCGGGATCGAACTCCGCGTCGAGGCCTCGACGGGCCGATACGACCTGCTCGGCTACGCGGTCGAACGCACCGACGCGCTCGTCGCCGAGACGGACCGCCTCCAGGCCGACCGGATGGACCGCGGCCGGCGCATCATCGATCGCGTCGAGGACCGGACCGGCGTCGAGCTGGACCTCGAGCCGCATCCCGGGCTCGGCCGCCCCCACATCGCGCGGGCGATCGCGGACTCCCCGGCGCCGTACGACTACGACGACGCCTTCGCCGAGCTGATCGGCGGCGGCTGCCCCTGTTACGTCCCCCGCGAGATCACCCCGATCGATCGAGGCATCGACCTGCTCCGGGAGGCCTGCGCCGTCGTCGGGCTCGCCCATCCGTTCCGCTACGGCGATCCGGATGCCGCACTCGCGGTCGCCCGCGATCTCGACGCGGTCGAACGCTGGTATCCCTACGGCTTCGAGGTCGACGGCGAGCGGATCGACAGCTTCGCGGCCGACGCGGGCCTCCTTCGGACCGGCGGAAGCGACGCCCACGACCGTGTCCTCGGAACGACCGGCCTCACCGCCGCGGCGTTCGAACCGATCCGCCGGGCGCTGCCGGATCCGGAGTGA
- a CDS encoding DUF6757 family protein: MYCHYCDREAAFEAESDGVTVGLCEDHFRERVQELADSDELQALKERVDVEGPE; encoded by the coding sequence ATGTACTGCCACTACTGTGACCGCGAGGCGGCCTTCGAGGCGGAGTCCGACGGCGTCACCGTCGGGCTCTGTGAGGACCACTTCCGCGAGCGCGTGCAGGAACTGGCCGACTCCGACGAGCTCCAGGCCCTCAAGGAGCGCGTCGACGTCGAGGGTCCCGAGTAG